From the genome of Brassica oleracea var. oleracea cultivar TO1000 chromosome C4, BOL, whole genome shotgun sequence:
NNNNNNNNNNNNNNNNNNNNNNNNNNNNNNNNNNNNNNNNNNNNNNNNNNNNNNNNNNNNNNNNNNNNNNNNNNNNNNNNNNNNNNNNNNNNNNNNNNNNNNNNNNNNNNNNNNNNNNNNNNNNNNNNNNNNNNNNNNNNNNGTTTCCACCTTGCTACGGCTTGATACACAAAGCCGTACTCCATGCGTTTTGGTTATCTCGAGCAAGTTTCGAACTTGTCTATCACTTGTAACATGAATGGAAGGGGTGTCTGGAACCTGCATTATTTCTGCTGTTAATGAGTAGGTTATCTCCACAGATTCTGTGCTCATGTCCAGGTTATAATCTTCTTGAGCCATTGCAAAAAGTTCAGCATGTGTCAAACCTTCTCCCAAAAAAATGATTCTCGCTCCTTTGACATTATCAACCACAAAATCCCAACGGCAATCATTCAACAACAATTCTCCATACACTGCATGTAACTGACGCATCATCTACAAAAATTCAAAATAAAACACATTAGTAAACATAGAGAAAATGAAAGTTTACTAAACATTGACGCAGACGACATACCAGTAAGTCGTCTGGAAGACTTACCAGTAAGTCGTCCAAACAGGTCATTTTTGGAATTGAATTTTAAATAGGACGACTTACAAGTAAGTCGTCCAGCTTTGTTTGTTAAAAAAAAAACCTAGACGACTTACCAGTAAGTCGTCTAGGATAAATGGGTTAGTTTTGCATTTGACCGAATTGTGTCAGTTTTTTTACTTTTCCTGGACGACTTACCAGTAAGTCATCTGAGAGAAAACAAAAATTTCAATATTTTATTAAAGCTAGACGACTTATTTGCAAGTCTTCTCAGGTTAGTTTGCAATTCAAAAAAGAAACTTATATATTTAACTTTACCTAGACGACTTACTTGAAAGTCGTCTAGACAGACGACGTACAAGAAAGTGGTCCGAGATAAGCAAGGTTTGACCATAATCTAGGAAATAAATCTGGACGACTTTGCTTATCCTGGACGACTTTCAAGTAAGTCGTCTTACTTGACGACTTCCGCGTGAGTCGTTTGGGAAAAGTTAAATATTTAAGTTTTATTTTCCAATTGCAAAAGTAACCTGAGACGACTTACAGATAAGTCGTCCAGATTTAATAAAATATTGAAATTTTTGTTTTCCTGGAGATGACTTACTGGTAAGTCGTCCAGGAAAAGTCAAATATCTGACACAATTNNNNNNNNNNNNNNNNNNNNNNNNNNNNNNNNNNNNNNNNNNNNNNNNNNNNNNNNNNNNNNNNNNNNNNNNNNNNNNNNNNNNNNNNNNNNNNNNNNNNNNNNNNNNNNNNNNNNNNNNNNNNNNNNNNNNNNNNNNNNNNNNNNCACAACCAGACTACTTACGGGTAAGTCTTCTATACAAACAGATCTGGAAAAAAATTCAATTTCATACCTTAAACTAGTGANNNNNNNNNNNNNNNNNNNNNNNNNNNNNNNNNNNNNNNNNNNNNNNNNNNNNNNNNNNNNNNNNNNNNNNNNNNNNTTGAATGGCTCTATAAACCATAAAAAAAATTTGAATCAAAAGCTTGAGTTTTTTGGATGAATATGGAGGCAAAGTGAAAGAGATGTTGTTTTTAGTTCATAACAAGTGAGAAAGAGAGAGTGTAAATCGATTTTAGGTGCATTAAGAGCTTCAAATTGGTTGTTCATGGTGGTTGGGGTATTGATGACAATGGCAATCTTGTAATTACTTAAAGATGATGAGGGTGAGAGAGTAAAAATGTTATTTTCGGAAAAATAAAAATAAAAAAAATTTGATGGCATTTTCGTGAATATCATGAATTTGTGGGGTGAATAGGACAAAAGAAAAATCCAAAAAAAAAACATAGGTTACTTTTAGGTCTGATTTTGAGTTTTGAGTCAATCTTCCAAGAAGCCTCACATTGAATGCATTATTATCTAAATGAATAATATATTCTTGTGACACCACACTTCCCGTTACCATCATTTACATCTCAAACAAGTTACATATCCCCTATATATTATTTGTGAAACATTACAACTTCTTTTTGTAGCCACATGTCATCACTATGATGATTCTTATAATTACTAGAGAAATAGGTTGGCCCATCTAATTATATAATAAACTTTTTATTAAACTAACCATAAATTCATTATTAATGTCATTTATTATTTCCTTAAATAAAGATTACGGAATTGCCTAATGTGGATAAAGTATATATGACAATTAATGATTTTGAATAATAAAGATCTGATAAAAAAAATGTATCTTCTATCAAATTTGTTTAATTTAAAACTATTAAAATAACTTTTAAAAAACACAATAACCATATTATAAAAATTTAGATTTTTCTGTATATNNNNNNNNNNNNNNNNNNNNNNNNNNNNNNNNNNNNNNNNNNNNNNNNNNNNNNNNNNNNNNNNNNNNNNNNNNNNNNNNNNNNNNNNNNNNNNNNNNNNNNNNNNNNNNNNNNNNNNNNNNNNNNNNNNNNNNNNNNNNNNNNNNNNNNNNNNNNNNNNNNNNNNNNNNNNNNNNNNNNNNNNNNNNNNNNNNNNNNNNNNNNNNNNNNNNNNNNNNNNNNNNNNNNNNNNNNNNNNNNNNNNNNNNNNNNNNNNNNNNNNNNNNNNNNNNNNNNNNNNNNNNNNNNNNNNNNNNNNNNNNNNNNNNNNNNNNNNNNNNNNNNNNNNNNNNNNNNNNNNNNNNNNNNNNNNNNNNNNNNNNNNNNNNNNNNNNNNNNNNNNNNNNNNNNNNNNNNNNNNNNNNNNNNNNNNNNNNNNNNNNNNNNNNNNNNNNNNNNNNNNNNNNNNNNNNNNNNNNNNNNNNAAATTATCAATTACTAAAATTATTAATCCCACAATGAAAATTTTGTTATCAGTAATTTAAAGTTTTTGCTATTAAAGATACAAATGATCAAAAAAATATAAGAGTAGAAAGCATCATTTAAAAAAAAAATATATAGACGTTAATATTAAAAATATACTATATATGTTAATATCATTTAAATTTAATTACATATCCTATCAAATTTTTTTAAAAAAATTGTTTGGATTAATAAAATTGATTTATACGTTCGCACCAATTTAATTATATATGTAATAGTTACTGATTTTTAATTATTCAATATATATTTATTATTTCATAATATGTAAGAACATATAATACATAAAATAATTTTTATATATAATTTTTATCCCGCGCAAAGTGCGGGTCTTAATCTAGTGGTTCATTAAATCTGCATAATAACGACATTCCACAAGATACATAGAAAACAAAACATTAGGAGTGCAAGAATGACACATAACATCATGCGTGAACGACAACAAATCACTTTAAAGTTGTGGAGGGATCGTTTATATGTTGCTTCGGTGAAAATGTCAAACTCATCCTCTCTAATGTTATTTTATTCACTCTCATATATGGTTACAAGATTAAAACACATATTCTACCTTACTTCTCATGCAAGTAAATCAAAACTAAAACTCCCCCGGAATAGCAGCCCACATCTTAATAAGCATTATCACAACCACTAATAATTACAAAATATGTTACTATTCACAAAGGTGAGTAAGAAATTTCTGAATGTAAAATATATACCATCCTTTTAACTAGAGTGATCACAATGGCACTACTTAATAATTAATATCAATAAATATAGTTTTCTTTTCTTTTATAATTTAATAATTAATAATTAGAGTGAGCACAATCGCATTACAGTGATCACAAGTTCAACTTCAATCGATTACTTAATAATTAATATTCATAAATATGTTTTTATTTTCTTTTATAATTTATGTTGTTATTGCATGTATAAAAACATAACCATCGGTTTGACTTACTCTTTTTTACTAATAAAATTTTTATTTATCAGTTGATTTTCATCATTCAGATATTAACATCATAATTCTTATTTACACATTTTTAGGATAATAATATAATTTAGAAAACATTTTATTATTGTAAAACGTTATCGTCACATTTACTATCAAATTATATATAATTTATACAAATTTTAATATATAATATCGAGGTATATTGAGACTATAGAGATAACGATTAACATGATCAACTTATTGCACAAGTATATCACAAAGTATTGTTCATAATTTTGTTTCAATTTTAGGGCATCCATATTGTCTAATTTGCAGGTGTTAGTTAGAATGCTTCAAGCTACAGACTCATCAAGGAGAGTAACGGCATTCTCTTTGGCATTGACCATTTCAGCAGCTTCTTTAAAGTTTGCTCTTTCCATTATATCTATAGATTATGCAATGAAGAGGCTGGTGCAGTGGCAAAATCAAATATTTTATCTCTAAACATGACATTTCTTTGTGGTGAGTAAATTTGCTTTTATTTTAATGAATCATAGTTCGATCGAAAAATGTAATTATTTTAATAATGTTTGCTTGGTCTTTACCACATTATAGTTTCGTTGTATTAATATGGTCAAGAATAGCAACTCCCGTTGCATGCACATCTCCGCTGGCAGGTTGTATGGCGTAAGAAAGACTGGCCACAATGAATATTGTCGTCCTGACATTCCGAATAGACTAAATTCGTATGTGCATAATCCGAGATACACATTCCGGCTATTGCTAGCAAAATCCGGATTGCTTTGTTAAAATGTTTCCAGGCTCTTGCATGTGATGGATGAGTCATCTCACCATCCGTCTGAGTATGCTCGGCATGCCATCTCATCTTTCCAGCAGTCTGCTCTTATTGGTACAATCTTTTTAATTTGTCTGTAATTGGTAGGTACCACATCCTTTGGTACGGTACCCTATTACGTCCCCNNNNNNNNNNNNNNNNNNNNNNNNNNNNNNNNNNNNNNNNNNNNNNNNNNNNNNNNNNNNNNNNNNNNNNNNNNNNNNNNNNNNNNNNNNNNNNNNNNNNNNNNNNNNNNNNNNNNNNNNNNNNAGTTTCTGAATCTCATAATAAGAATCAGCAGACACATTGCTTCCGGCAAATACTCTTTAAACAAGTCTGCTCATTCATTCATGCAACTTTCAGGTAGATTGTGTTCAGTTTTAATATTCATCATTCTAGCAGCCAACGACAATTTAGAGAGACCTTCTCTACAACCATTGTAAAGTGGCTGATTCGCCTCATTTAACATTTCATAAAAAAAATTTGCATCTATATTAGGTTCTTCATCTTCATCATGAGCTACGAATGCATCAGCTACCATATCATGAACCCTATCATAATCTACCATCTGCTCTTCCTGATGGTAACTATGTTCATTATGAAAATGATGATCAACCGGTTATTCCTGAAAATTGCTATTACTACTAGCTTCATTCTGATCATAATTATAACCTTCTCCATGTTGAAACCAGATATAGTAATTTGGCGTGAAACCTCTATTTATTAAATGCTTCCAAAAATTTTCACGATCTGCCAATTTCGAATTGTTGCATTTCCGAGAAGGACAGAACATCTTACCACTTTCTTGGGCGAGCGGTAAGGAATCTGCTTTACGCATAAATGTTTCCAGCCCCGCAAGGTATTCTTTCATCACTCCCCCGTTAGCATCTCTATGCATATACATCCACCTCCGCAACTCGAAAATATTCCCGGAGCCCGACATTTTTTTTTCTTGTTGGTGTGTTTAAAATGATGTTCAAACGTTCATATTTATAGGAAATTTTCGAATCTGGTAGTTGCAATTTTGCTAAGAATTTACGACGAAATTTAGTTAGGTTGCCAAAAAAAACATGTTACAACTACAAAGTTGGTGGATTCAAAATTTCTTCGCTAAGTAGACGTAAAATATATCCTCTTAAAGTACACGCTATATTTACGTCGAGTTTACGAGGAAAGCGTATTTCCTCGTAAAAGCCACGTGACGTTACATTGACTTTACGACGAAATGATTTCGTCGTTACTTTACGAGGAAATAACACTGATTTTATATTTCCTCGTAAGTTCCTCGTAAAGTCGACGTAAATTTACGAGGATTAGTTTTCCTCGTTAATTTTTCTCGCTAAACTTGTGTTTTCTTGCAGTGATCCAAGATCATCGAAAATTAAATGAGATGTGTTAATTTAGAGAATAAGGTAAACATTATTGTTTTTATATTGTATATAAGAATAAGTAAATATACAATTTACAATATATAATAAGTAAACATCTTCATATATATTAAAATCAAAAGAAACATTATTGTTTGTCAGACAATTTCAAGAGGCAAACACATAAGAGAAGATAAAAAAATTTGTTTTGGGGGAAAATAAGCAGTTTGTTTTTAAATCAACATATGATGATTTTTCACGATAAAGGTAGATGATGACAAACTTAGTTTACGATAATACTTTTTATGCGTGATTGTGTATAAAAGTGAAGAGCAACTTAGAAAATTTAACATTAGATTTAGATTAAGTCTACAACTATTTGTTAGATGTTTTTTTGTTGTTGTAAAAAAAAAGATGTTTTTTTTGTTAAAAATAATTGAGGTGACATATCGTTATAAGCTAAATTATAACAAACTTTAAAAAAAATATTTTATGATTTTAACAGTTAATTAAGCTTATGGTTTGTAAAATAAATAGACAATTTTGACGTGATAAATATATAAAAATTAATTTAATGTTTAGCTAAAAATGAATTAAACATTTTTAATATATTTAAATTATTTGTGTATCCGCCCGTAGGGTGGATTTAACTCGGGCTGATGGATTATCATCTAATCTTATATAAAATTTTTTTAAAAAGCTATAACTTATAATGGTATCTCCAATCCAACACCATTTTTTCCTCCAAAATAGAGTAAACGTAAATATGGAGTAAAATGTACTCCAGTCCTACTATATTTCTCACTTCATAATAGGATTTACTCTATAAATGAAGTAATCTTTTTTTTTGTTCAGTACGTATTATGAAGTAAGAAATGGAGTAGGATTAGAGCATTTTTACTCCATGGTTACTTTTTTAGAAAAAAAAATTGGAGTTTTACTCTAACAACATGTGAGGGAATCAGGCTCCCATTTCGATTAGCTTTAGGGGTGTTCAATCCGGATATCGTTTCGGTTCGGTTTTTTCGGTTTTTTGGTATTTCAGGTAGTTAAATATAACTACCATTGTAAATCCATATTTACTTCGGTTTGGTTCGGTTTATATACCGTCGGTTTTCGATTTATTCGATTTTATACCAAAACATAATTATTTAGTTTGGGATCATATTATATAAATTTTAGAGTCATATTGTCATCGCAGTCATTTATTAAAAAGATAATATATTTTCAAATAAAAGAAAAAAAAATAAAAACGCTTATACCTTCAGATGAATAATCAAATCTAGAATTAAAATCAAAGCTCGAAATTTTGAAAATAAAAATAAAAAACAAAAGAGAAGTATGAAATAAAAGTTTTTCCACTCTTCCATATTTAGTGTTCATCAAAGTCATGCTTCTTCGAGTGAAATTTTGTTCGTTTATAAATAAGAAAAAAGTTGTGAAGATTTTTTTCTAGTTATTATCCATCAAATTTATAAGCTTCACTTCAATTTAATCAATGCTAAAATAAACCAAAATGATTGAAAGAAGAAGATTAAGAAAATAAGAAGTCTCAGTTGAGATGAATTGTTATTTAATTATATTTTAAATGTTTTTCAAATTAGGATTCTTCATTAATATTAAAAAATATGGTTATAATTATTAACAAAAGAATAACTTATATAACAAATAGATTTTCATGTGACATTATAAAATATGTACATATTTACATGTTTATACTTTTGATCGGTTTTGTTCGGTTTATTCGGTTATAAACCAAACCATATCTAAATCCTACGGTTTTTATAAAATCATATCCATTCGATTTATATGGTATAACTATATACCAAAACCATACCATATTGTCTATTTCGATTCGGTTCGGTACGGTTCGGTTTTACCATTTTGGAGAGGCCTAGCTTTCAGTGTTGGTAAGCATTCGCGCGAAAACACCATTTTCATCTCCCGCCGCACCTTCCCTCCTTTTTTTTTTTGTAATTTACTTTTTCATCTCCTCCTCCCAAAATCTACTCCAAACCTCACATCTCCCCAACCTCCGCCCAAGCCGCGATCTCCGCCGCCCTTAAATCCCAGCGACTCCGAAAAAACCGCGGAAGCTACAGCTGCGGCCGATGCGGCCAGCCCAAGAAAGGCCACGTCTGCCACCTCCCTCCTCTCGACGTCCCCGCCACTCCGATCGCTCCAGAACCACTCACCTCCGTCTCCGCCGCCGCGTCCTCCTCCACTCGTCCCCCCGCGCCGCCGCCGCGTCAGCCTTTCACTCACCTGCGCCGCGCACTATCTTTCGACGATGATGAGGCTCGCGATTCTCTGGATCTGGATTTGGATGCGGATGTTGTTCAGCCGGGGAGGTTTCACGCGGTGGGACTATGGGAGGTGCTCAAGAGGCTGCCTCCTTCTGGGTTGCTGATGGCGGCTAGGGTTTGTAGAGGGTGGAGAGAGACCGCGGGGAAGATGTGGAAATCTGCGGAGGAGCTGAGGATTAGGGTTCCTAAGAGGGCTCAGATTGGTTACGTTGGATCGTTACTCCAAAAGTGTCCTGCACTCGTTAGACTCTCTCTTAAAATCGAGAGGTGATTCTTCTAAAAATGGATTTTATTTAAGACAATGATTGATTAAGACACAGATGTATTATTAATTTGTCTCTTTTTTTTTGTTTCTGATTGAATGTTTCTTGTCTGATTGTTTATCTGCAGTGAGTTCGACGCGACAACTCTGGCCTGCATTGCGTTTTCTTGTCCGAATCTGGAGGTCTTGGAGATTTCAACTTCTGCTGCAGCTGTTAATAGGATCTCTGGGTATATATTCCTGAAACCTCTGAGTAGTTTCATTAGGAGACAATGGTAACTATTTTGATATGAGAGACTGTGGATACATGCAATGAATGTACAGAGACTGTTTTCTCTGTTTGCTATAAATTCATATTTACTAAGCAGTCATTGCGCATATGATATATGCATCATAGACTTGGTTATAAATTGATTTATGGTTTTGATATATTTAAAACAGTTTGTTTTCTTTTTCTCTGGATTTGTTTTTGACTGTCCTGTTTTGTTGTGTGTGTGTAGGGATGAGCTGGGTCGCTTTGTTTCTAATAAACGTGGACTTAGAAGCCTTAGGATGGAAGGATGTTCCAGCTTAGGAGGAGTTGCCCTCACTTCAACAAGCCTCTCCACTCTTTGGCTTGCCGATCTTCATTCTCTCTCTAGGATGGTAATTTAGTTACCCTTTTTTGTCCCTCGTCCGAAGTTTTTGTTTATCTTAGACCATGAAAATTTTTTGTTCTACATTTGGCAGATCTTTAACTGTCCAAATCTGATAGAAATATCACTTGAATTTTCTCTCCACGAAGATGATTCAACTGATCTTGTAGCAATGATTGATGGTTTGGGAAGGACCTGCACTAGATTGCAGAACATTCACATAGCCTCTCTGAAGCTTTCACGCAGTTTTGTACTTGCTCTCACTGCTGTGAATTTCAGGTTTGGCCAACTTCTCTGTTTCAAGTCCTGGTTATGTTTGTAGAATTCATTGATAAAGCAGTAGTTCTTTAAAACTGATGATGTCAAGTTTCTATTTTTGTCCAGGGATTTGAGAATGCTCTCTCTAGTTCTTGGGATAGATATCACTGATGCATCTGTAGCCGCCATTTCCTCAACTTACACAAATCTCGAACTGCTTGATCTGAGTGGGTACGTTTTGTTCTTGTTCAGTATATACTATCTATATCTCTAAGTTCAGAATGTATGTTGAGACAAAAAAATTTGTTTGTTGGTTATAGTTCCAGCATTACTGATACTGGCCTTGGGATGATCTGCGATGCCTTACCTGATACACTCTCAAAATTACTTGTTGCTGCCTGTCCCAACATCACATCAAGTAAATTCTTGATCTTTAGTTTGCATATGCAATATATATAATTCTCAAATTCATTTGTTTATTCTACAATGAATATTCTCGCAGGTGGCATTCAGTTTGCTACTGCTCAACTACCTCTTCTTGAGCTAATGGATTGTGGCATGACTGTGTCTGATCCCACTTCAGATAATCCGACCATTGAAGAGAAGAGTTCGACTCCGCAAAAAGCATCAGGCTACAATCAGAAGATGTTTATTAAACTTAAACGGTTGAAGAAACTCAGTTTATGGGGAGGCTCCAGTTTGGACGTGAGATTCCTCATCGATGCTCTCCAAAAGAGTTCTGTCTCTAAATCCCACCTTCTAAGTGTTTTGGTATTTTGATGCAGGCTTTGTTCCTAAACTGTCCAGAGCTCAAGGACTTGAATTTGAACTTATGCAGCAATTTGCAGCCTGAGAGTTTGGTGCTCCAGTGTCCAAAGTTGGAACTTGTGTCCGCATCAGGATGTCAGAACCTATTAATAGGAGCTATCCGAAAACAGGTAATCCCTTTGACAGTAACAACTTGTATACGGTTTGTGGTTTTAGTTTTTTACACACTAAGTCAAAAGAAAGCCATTTGCAGTTAAATCTGATAAATTTTTGTTTGCTTTCCTGATTGGATTTTTTTTCGGTTTTAGGTCAGAAAACCTTCTAAAAGGATATAAATAATTATTTAACAATTATTCTAAGATTACATCTTTAAATCATATATGGCAAAAGTATGTAAAATGTAATAACTTTTAATTTGGTTTGGTTACACAATCAACTATGGTCTGCTTTTTGTTTCAAATTTTTGGATTTTAATAATAATAATAATAAAAAAGGGCGATTAGGTCATAGTTCGCCGGCGGCTTTGGCCTTACGCCTCCGCTGAAAATTCTTCACCTCCTTCCTTCTTGCAAATCTCCTTCTCTCGTTTCCTCCGATGGTCAAGAAGAAAAAACCGAAACGTGGGGTCCTTGCGTTTCCCCCGTCCTCTAAATTCACGAGGGTCGTGTTGGCCTCCTCTTCAGCAACCGCTGCTAAGGCCAAGGCTGCCTCTTGTGTAACTCCTCCAGATCCTTCGGGTTCTACGTCTACAGCGTCTCCCGACCCTGTGGAGGCTGCTCACTCTCCTATCGATGTTGTGAATGTTCAATCCCCAAGCATTGATTCTCCTCGTGGCAACACAGTCACCGTTGAAGGTTTATCCTCCGGATCTGACGCCTCTCCCGAGGATAAGAGCTCTCTTTCTCCTGGAACGGAGAAGCAAACTTCGATTCCAACTCTTGCTAAGTTGATCCAAAAATCGGGAAAACTAGAAGAGTTAGGAACTCCGTTTCAGCATATCTCTGGTGTACTCTTTGTGCTGATTCCGGACGATAATCTTGAAGAAGCAAAATTGGAATTTCAAGACTTCATATTTGCTCGTTTTCAAGGCGATATTCCTTCAAAAGGGAAAATCATAGGGGTTGTCAATGCCATTTGGGCGCGAGCAGGACCTCGTATATTTGTTCACCAGGTTGGACATGGATCCTTTCTCTTGAAAGTCACTAGCCCGAGAACGAGAGAGATTCTTCTTAGTCGCAGTGCGTGGATGATAGCAGGTAGTCCGATGTTCGTCACAGCTTGGTCGCCTGAGTTTGCTCCTGAGGATCCCCCGCTATCAACTGCAGTAGTTCCAGTTGAATTATGTGGTGTTCCCTATCTTCTCTTCAATCAGCAAAGTCTAAGTAGGCTCTCAACTGCTATTGGCAAGCCTCTCTCTCTGTTTCCGGAGACTGAAAGGAAAGAGAATTTCGAAGTTGCCAAAATTTGGGTCCAAGTGAGTCTCTTAGAGGAACTGCTCTCAAAGATCATTACAGGATTCTCCAATGGTCGTGAGGTGGAAATCATTGTCTCCTACCTCTGGCTACCACGTAAATGCGAAGCATGTGGCAAGTTTGGTCACACTAATCTGAGGACGAGCTGGAAACCGATAGTCCCTCCTGCTAAAGGCTCAGGCCGCCCTCCTCCTTCGCGTTCTCGTAGCAGAGAGCCAAAAGGTAGACGTAATTCCAGGAGCAGTAGAGTACGCTCAAGGGCCCTTGCGAGTTCTTCAAACACGGAGATAAACAGTAAAACCGATGTGGAGCAACATCAGGACTCGGGAACGACTGAACCTGCTCAAACAGTCCCCTCTGAAATGAACTCATAGGATCATGCTACTCTGGTGTTGAACTCTCAAGAGGATCCTCCCCTATCGGCCATGGCCTCTATAGATAAGCAACTTATTGAGGCCCCAGTTGAGATTATGGAGATTATGCCACATCCGACAGAGGATCAGGATCAGTCTCCTACTCTACAAACATGAAAGAGGGAGATTCTCCCACATACTAATGATGATCAGGGCCCTCCGCCTCCACCAACAGTTTCACTGGCGATTCGCCAAGCCTTTTCAACAACTATTGTTAATCATGACTCGGCTCAGGCCAATAATTCCACTGCTGGTGGGTCTCACGATCAGAGTCCTTTCTACCTGGTTTCCAACCGGAAGAGCAGCCGTAAGGCTGCTAGAGCCTAATCATCATATCATCATGTTTTTTGCGTGGAATGTAAGAGGACTTAATAGCATAAGACGCCACACTATGGTCAAAGAGTGGATTAGTAACCACATACTTCTTTTTGGAGCTTACCTAGAAAATCACATACAACTTTCTAATACAAGCAGGATATCTAATTTTCTTCCAGTAGGATGGAAGTTTTTTGAGAACTCGAGTTCACATGAGGCAGCGAGGATTGTTGTTGGCTGGCATCCTTCTGTGACTATGACGATTTATCAGTCCACTCCACAAGCTGTCACTTGTGGTATCTTTTTACTCTCGGAGAACATCAATCTGACGGTGACCTTCGTATATG
Proteins encoded in this window:
- the LOC106338644 gene encoding F-box/LRR-repeat protein 17-like; amino-acid sequence: SSPPPKIYSKPHISPTSAQAAISAALKSQRLRKNRGSYSCGRCGQPKKGHVCHLPPLDVPATPIAPEPLTSVSAAASSSTRPPAPPPRQPFTHLRRALSFDDDEARDSLDLDLDADVVQPGRFHAVGLWEVLKRLPPSGLLMAARVCRGWRETAGKMWKSAEELRIRVPKRAQIGYVGSLLQKCPALVRLSLKIESEFDATTLACIAFSCPNLEVLEISTSAAAVNRISGDELGRFVSNKRGLRSLRMEGCSSLGGVALTSTSLSTLWLADLHSLSRMIFNCPNLIEISLEFSLHEDDSTDLVAMIDGLGRTCTRLQNIHIASLKLSRSFVLALTAVNFRDLRMLSLVLGIDITDASVAAISSTYTNLELLDLSGSSITDTGLGMICDALPDTLSKLLVAACPNITSSGIQFATAQLPLLELMDCGMTVSDPTSDNPTIEEKSSTPQKASGYNQKMFIKLKRLKKLSLWGGSSLDALFLNCPELKDLNLNLCSNLQPESLVLQCPKLELVSASGCQNLLIGAIRKQVSENFAAGEIHMPLKRLAYASKRIRAPPSLYQERREDENKKKRRKVEREVCTIIH